From Anopheles funestus chromosome 3RL, idAnoFuneDA-416_04, whole genome shotgun sequence, a single genomic window includes:
- the LOC125772403 gene encoding uncharacterized protein LOC125772403 has product MTHCSSGIRTATVCKTPSEGKCYSRVDENGYLVRGCLSDITDQELKDGCEKDGVDCVVCEGAGCNGQFLPKNTHSCVQCDSRFQLNCAQEQTDDSNVQYCRRHVQDDRCYVRTDTDGSLQRGCLSDLTNDTLCNDGNSQFCEVCVGSSCNKNAYPSNRLSCYQCSSEYASNCDAEQRHDELMKCRYHRTKDGCFIRSFEEEVTRGCISDLGSGTNPCEGWKSTDCRTCYEDGCNYISKTVLRNCSSFVGIELWTFFCCLGYYFLRMFG; this is encoded by the exons ATGACGCACTGTTCTAGTGGAATCCGAACAGCAACCGTGTGTAAAACACCTTCGGAAGGCAAATGTTACTCAAGAGTAGATGAGAATGGATATCTTGTACGTGGATGTTTGTCTGACATTACTGACCAAGAGTTAAAAGATGGCTGTGAGAAGGATGGCGTCGATTGCGTGGTTTGCGAAGGAGCCGGATGTAATGGTCAGTTTCTTCCCAAGAATACACACAGCTGTGTGCAGTGTGATTCACGGTTCCAACTAAACTGTGCACAGGAGCAAACGGACGATAGTAATGTACAGTACTGTCGACGTCATGTACAAGATGATCGTTGCTATGTACGAACCGATACAGATGGAAGTCTTCAGCGAGGTTGTTTATCAGATTTAACTAACGACACACTGTGCAACGATGGAAATTCTCAATTCTGTGAAGTATGTGTTGGTAGTAGCTGTAATAAGAATGCATATCCCTCGAATCGATTGTCTTGCTATCAGTGCAGCAGTGAGTATGCTTCAAACTGCGACGCCGAACAGCGCCATGATGAGCTGATGAAGTGCAGATATCATCGCACCAAAGATGGATGTTTCATCAGAAGTTTTGAAGAAGAAG TCACTCGAGGATGCATATCGGACTTAGGAAGTGGTACGAATCCTTGCGAAGGATGGAAAAGTACCGATTGTCGTACATGCTACGAAGATGGCTGTAACTATATCTCCAAAACCGTGTTAAGAAACTGTAGCTCCTTCGTGGGAATAGAATTGTGGACGTTCTTTTGCTGTCTCGGATATTATTTCTTAAGGATGTTCGGATAG
- the LOC125772383 gene encoding proprotein convertase subtilisin/kexin type 5-like: MKLLTGTLVTLLICFQFFDTSQAFVSQCLVCDSNQTECAEGSLKYIQSCPTGSEACFTSVTNGVLLRGCLSHLATTGVAQNCTEEEGHGCISCTENGCNTAPWLRCAHCDNDVGPDKCIDRQFVVFCPQYRSSDRCFEIVEGVEFKSISKGCESTLELAGNTCDPIERCRVVEKNSSNCTVETSLKTPVQCLVCSSENDSNEECVNGTLPGQNCPQEEDVCFSRVKGNTLERNCLSTLPPAERDVCTGEDSSCVTCSDSGCNTDRLLQCVQCKKSDNIECIDLIISSTLKPSFCPSFLPEARCFSRIVEDDLERGCSSESAGICVGNNRCLSCAADGCNVESETYLNNVAKCFRCTSNNGDNEACDEVYLGSEECDQLEDTCFMRVQGDILERNCLSTLVEEDQQKCRDGEYNSCYSCSGFGCNQHPRLKCYRCSSLLDPRCANPEENDLGYIFCDSFLPDDRCYTRIVDQHVERGCEVDLNNHDEDVCAGDPICFACHSSGCNDVDENTLKNMAKCISCSTERDGEECDKAAMEAEQCDHFEDVCFTRVLGNNLQRGCLLTLEENEQTKCRDESNKECITCQSPSCNNQPWLKCLSCKKSNNPVCSDPASVSQEHELASFCTKYDEKAACYARITEEDLVRGCSMELSNPNEVCADTVACEICTTDKCNVQTEDSLLSFSKCVQCTSGDVNSDCNKQLPGATKCPEKNDKCITRVFDGVLTRDCLSLLEDAEKLKCNDPKDLSCIVCEEPGCNQNQWTKCHQCVQSNSAGCEDEQSESDAELCKLYNANEECYIKLDQNHQLTRGCVSDVGTKDELCVDAEFCITCQGDSCNKAPESSLVPLACQQCTSADDECLAGTIESRPCPLLDDRCYTTVNSEKLLERGCLSTLSEDMQEICKNESDPSCTVCAENGCNEDRWPRCYRCNSSAFDDSCDHKLRPDLLEFCPSYHENTLCYAAIEQGSVTRDCTHEQVNICEGNNRCVACKDEGCNDVPKQQLNTIHTCYQCRSDVEDCDHLKDHVRECGERNDRCYTRVDEDLILHRGCLSDIDAVECENSEHCLTCTDKNCNNAPWAKCFQCNNSTNERCSSKQTFDDNLKYCQQYARHGECYTMLDPIDFRRGCTSDLDDVPCNIPEDCVQCKGDGCNRESLKSYFNPAHCLRCHSDMHIGCINGTAPALACANPDDVCFYRRASTKAIHRGCLSELTATDQRMCQSTTSSACHTCDENGCNTPKWRSCYKCSSHVDESCAEKQTKGTFLEFCLKIDDDCFENNNHGEIYRGCGRHYCGEKKTCVECGSDACNERAESALRPSHCLVCESTDPFCANGTSMNQYCDYLNEPCFTLVRDDGILERGCFSKLHESYKNKCLDETDRSCVACNSNSCNRDPWRQCVQCRSLELDQYCSRETSLLKSHFCSRFQRNDLCYAKDVQGIVIRGCQSDYSTQEDPCEGLEKRNCYTCDSDHCNVKTLNGVDYLNSMEKWTFVVLALLQGFLSWY; this comes from the exons ATGAAGTTACTAACCGGAACCCTTGTAACTTTGCTTATCTGCTTCCAGTTTTTTGACACATCGCAGG CATTCGTATCTCAATGTTTGGTCTGTGATTCTAACCAGACGGAATGTGCCGAAGGTTCCTTAAAGTACATACAATCCTGCCCGACTGGAAGTGAGGCCTGTTTTACAAGTGTGACCAATG GAGTGTTATTACGAGGTTGCTTATCACATTTGGCGACGACAGGAGTGGCTCAGAACTGTACCGAGGAGGAAGGTCATGGATGTATTAGCTGTACCGAAAATGGATGTAACACTGCGCCATGGCTCCGGTGTGCGCACTGTGACAACGATGTTGGTCCAGATAAATGTATCGATAGACAGTTCGTTGTCTTTTGTCCTCAGTATCGATCCTCGGATCGCTGCTTTGAGATAGTTGAAGGTGTTGAATTTAAATCAATCTCAAAGGGATGTGAATCTACGTTAGAGCTTGCTGGCAATACCTGTGACCCGATAGAAAGATGTAGAgttgtagaaaaaaatagtagCAACTGTACTGTTGAAACATCTCTCAAGACACCAGTGCAGTGCTTAGTGTGTTCGTCGGAAAACGATTCGAACGAAGAATGCGTTAATGGCACACTACCAGGCCAGAATTGTCCTCAGGAAgaagatgtttgtttttcacgaGTAAAAG GAAACACATTGGAGCGGAATTGTCTCTCAACACTTCCTCCTGCAGAACGGGATGTTTGTACCGGTGAAGATAGTTCTTGTGTTACTTGCAGTGATTCTGGATGTAATACGGATCGTTTGCTCCAGTGTGTTCAGTGCAAAAAGTCTGACAATATAGAGTGTATTGATTTGATCATCAGTAGCACTTTGAAGCCGTCCTTTTGTCCAAGCTTTCTGCCCGAAGCACGATGCTTCTCGAGGATTGTTGAAGATGATCTTGAGCGCGGTTGCAGCTCAGAGTCGGCAGGGATATGTGTGGGAAACAATCGTTGTCTGTCGTGTGCCGCGGACGGATGTAATGTGGAATCGGAAACCTATCTAAACAATGTTGCCAAATGCTTTCGATGCACTTCAAACAATGGTGATAATGAGGCTTGCGACGAAGTTTACCTAGGGTCTGAGGAATGTGATCAACTGGAGGATACCTGTTTTATGCGTGTACAAG GTGACATATTGGAGCGGAATTGTTTGTCGACTCTTGTAGAGGAGGATCAGCAAAAGTGTCGTGACGGAGAATACAATTCTTGTTACAGCTGTAGTGGTTTCGGATGTAATCAGCATCCAAGGCTTAAATGTTATCGTTGCTCTAGTTTGTTGGATCCTCGTTGTGCTAATCCAGAGGAAAATGATCTTGGCTATATATTTTGCGACAGTTTCTTACCAGACGATCGATGTTACACTAGAATAGTTGATCAACACGTCGAGCGGGGTTGTGAAGTTGATTTGAACAATCACGATGAAGACGTATGTGCAGGCGACCCGATATGTTTCGCTTGTCACAGTAGTGGTTGTAACGATGTCGATGAGAATACGCTAAAAAATATGGCCAAATGTATCAGCTGCAGTACGGAGAGAGACGGAGAAGAGTGCGATAAAGCGGCAATGGAAGCGGAACAATGTGATCACTTTGAGGATGTTTGTTTCACGAGAGTTCTAG GGAACAATCTTCAGAGGGGATGTCTTTTGACGCTTGAAGAAAACGAGCAAACTAAATGTCGTGACGAGTCCAATAAAGAATGTATTACGTGCCAGTCGCCTTCTTGTAATAATCAGCCATGGTTGAAGTGCTTAAGCTGTAAAAAATCCAACAATCCTGTCTGTAGCGACCCTGCTTCTGTATCTCAGGAGCATGAGTTAGCTTCATTCTGTACTAAATACGATGAAAAGGCGGCCTGTTATGCTAGAATTACTGAGGAAGATCTCGTAAGGGGTTGTTCTATGGAGCTATCGAATCCCAACGAGGTTTGTGCGGATACTGTAGCTTGCGAGATTTGTACAACGGATAAGTGCAATGTACAGACGGAAGATTCACTTTTGAGTTTCAGCAAATGTGTTCAATGTACATCGGGTGATGTGAACAGTGATTGTAATAAGCAACTCCCAGGAGCTACCAAATGTCCAGAAAAGAATGATAAATGTATCACCCGAGTATTTG ATGGAGTCTTAACAAGAGACTGTCTTTCGCTGCTGGAGGATGCGGAAAAACTCAAGTGCAACGATCCCAAAGATCTTTCTTGCATCGTATGCGAAGAGCCTGGATGTAATCAAAATCAATGGACAAAGTGTCATCAGTGTGTTCAATCTAACTCGGCAGGGTGTGAAGATGAACAGAGTGAGAGTGACGCAGAACTATGCAAGCTTTACAACGCGAACGAGGAATGCTACATAAAGCTTGATCAAAACCATCAGCTTACTCGTGGATGTGTTTCGGATGTAGGCACAAAAGATGAACTTTGTGTTGATGCGGAATTTTGCATCACCTGCCAGGGAGACTCCTGTAATAAGGCACCAGAATCTTCGTTAGTGCCACTGGCATGTCAACAATGTACGTCAGCCGATGACGAGTGTTTGGCAGGAACGATCGAGAGTAGACCGTGCCCATTACTAGATGATCGTTGCTATACTACAGTAAACAGTG AAAAACTACTCGAACGAGGATGTTTATCCACGTTGAGTGAAGACATGCAGGAAATCTGCAAGAATGAATCGGATCCATCGTGTACCGTCTGTGCGGAGAATGGATGTAACGAGGATCGCTGGCCGAGGTGTTACCGTTGCAATAGCTCGGCGTTTGATGACAGCTGTGATCATAAGCTTAGACCAGATTTGTTGGAGTTTTGCCCATCCTACCATGAAAATACATTGTGTTATGCAGCAATCGAACAAGGATCTG TTACAAGAGACTGTACGCACGAACAGGTAAACATCTGTGAAGGAAATAACCGTTGTGTGGCATGCAAAGATGAAGGATGTAACGATGTTCCcaaacagcagttgaacactaTACACACTTGCTATCAGTGTCGCTCAGACGTTGAAGATTGTGATCATCTGAAGGATCACGTCCGAGAATGCGGTGAACGTAACGATCGTTGCTACACAAGGGTCGATGAGGATCTTATCCTTCATCGTGGATGCCTATCAGACATTGATGCGGTTGAATGCGAAAACAGTGAGCATTGTTTGACTTGTACTGATAAAAACTGCAATAATGCCCCGTGGGCAAAGTGTTTTCAGTGTAACAATAGCACCAACGAAAGGTGTTCCAGCAAGCAAACTTTCGACGACAATTTAAAGTACTGTCAGCAGTATGCAAGGCATGGAGAATGCTATACAATGCTCGATCCAATCGATT TTAGACGTGGTTGTACGTCCGACCTGGACGATGTACCGTGCAATATTCCAGAGGATTGTGTTCAGTGTAAAGGCGATGGATGCAATCGCGAATCGCTGAAGAGTTACTTCAATCCAGCGCACTGTTTACGATGCCACTCGGACATGCATATCGGATGCATTAATGGGACTGCACCAGCGCTGGCTTGCGCTAATCCGGACGATGTTTGCTTCTACCGTAGAGCGTCTACCAAAGCCATACATCGTGGATGTCTGTCAGAGCTTACAGCTACCGACCAAAGGATGTGTCAGAGTACGACCAGTTCGGCCTGCCATACGTGCGATGAGAATGGTTGCAACACGCCCAAATGGCGTAGCTGTTATAAGTGCAGCAGTCACGTGGATGAATCGTGCGccgaaaagcaaacgaaaggtACATTTTTGGAGTTTTGTCTAAAAATCGACGATGATTGTTTCGAGAATAATAACCACGGCGAAA TTTACAGAGGATGTGGTAGACACTACtgtggagaaaagaaaacttgtGTCGAGTGTGGATCCGATGCATGCAACGAGCGGGCAGAAAGTGCTTTGCGACCGTCTCATTGTTTAGTTTGCGAATCCACAGATCCATTCTGTGCGAATGGTACAAGCATGAATCAGTACTGTGATTACCTAAATGAACCTTGTTTTACCTTAGTTCGCGATG ATGGCATCCTGGAGCGGGGCTGCTTTTCAAAGCTCCATGAAagctacaaaaacaaatgcttgGACGAAACGGACCGTTCCTGTGTAGCATGCAACAGCAATTCATGTAATCGGGATCCCTGGCGGCAGTGTGTACAGTGTCGATCATTGGAGCTTGATCAGTACTGTTCCAGAGAGACAAGCCTTTTGAAATCGCACTTTTGCTCACGTTTCCAGCGTAATGATCTGTGCTACGCGAAGGATGTACAAGGAATAG TCATTCGAGGATGTCAATCAGACTACAGCACCCAAGAAGATCCGTGTGAGGGATTAGAGAAAAGGAACTGTTATACATGCGACTCTGATCATTGCAATGTTAAAACACTAAACGGTGTTGATTACTTGAATTCCATGGAAAAGTGGACATTCGTTGTTCTAGCATTGCTCCAAGGATTTCTCAGCTGGTACTAA
- the LOC125769535 gene encoding uncharacterized protein LOC125769535 — MDKKIKAAQLKRRIAVENISALERFQVQFSGDDAKQIPEALEDLERHKEGFFAAVSKLEELDDSNEAIEACIMDRINIEERCRKLKSFLRDNLRREEGTLNDTSGLASSTLAFGRPNAPHLRLPKIELPSFDGDQTKWLSFRDRFIAMIDASPELPSIAKLEYLLSALKGEAGLPFEHTPLTADNYSVTWAALLKRYDNPRTLIREYYRKLHSLPPVRADCVDELVHLVDEFIRHVNGLLKLNEPIDHWDTPLTNLLVMKLDHATVLAWEKHSVHAKKDKYKELIDFVQDRIQILKATRSTTCEDDTSITKVAGTQRYPSSRKTIVHSAVAQPVSSRMIVSPPPKCPLECTENHFLRNCPVFGSKDVQQRREVVTSKHLCWNCLGDSHQVKSCKSEHACRTCHQRHHTLLHVPTTTTITMAAHDDRSSVILETAVLFIVGDDGKKHEARALLDSGSMSNFISESLSRKLTATRNKINVAVTGIGKTAQSARGSIVATVASRNQSYSNHLEFLVLESLFAHTPITPIDTSSWSMPDLQLADPSFNVPGNIDIVIGGDTFWEVHSGRKRSMGTGKPWLVETSFGWSVTGNASNGTPLQPCHRSGYGSPPTEEKTNQKGTTVYNKVPGRGIKVKVRPMYFSGRTSFQALEVYPT; from the exons ATGGACAAGAAGATAAAGGCCGCTCAACTAAAAAGAAGGATCGCGGTGGAAAATATAAGTGCTCTCGAACGGTTCCAAGTGCAATTTTCTGGGGATGACGCCAAGCAAATTCCGGAGGCGTTAGAGGACTTGGAACGGCATAAGGAAGGGTTCTTCGCCGCGGTATCGAAATTGGAAGAGCTCGATGACAGTAATGAAGCGATTGAAGCTTGCATCATGGACAGGATCAACATCGAGGAGCGGTGTAGGAAGCTAAAATCCTTCCTACGGGACAACCTTCGACGGGAAGAGGGTACGCTAAACGACACATCGGGTTTGGCTTCTTCAACGCTTGCGTTTGGTCGGCCAAACGCACCACATCTACGTCTTCCGAAGATCGAATTGCCATCATTCGATGGCGACCAAACGAAATGGCTGTCGTTTCGTGACCGATTCATCGCGATGATCGACGCTTCACCGGAGCTTCCTTCGATTGCGAAGCTGGAATATTTGCTGTCAGCATTGAAAGGGGAAGCGGGGCTTCCTTTCGAACACACGCCGTTAACAGCGGACAACTACTCGGTGACGTGGGCAGCTCTTCTAAAAAGGTACGATAATCCACGTACACTAATCCGTGAGTATTATCGGAAGCTACATTCCCTTCCGCCCGTACGCGCGGACTGTGTGGATGAGTTAGTGCATTTGGTGGATGAATTCATTCGTCATGTGAATGGGTTACTAAAGCTCAACGAGCCCATCGATCATTGGGATACACCGTTGACAAATTTACTGGTTATGAAGCTAGATCACGCTACTGTTTTAGCATGGGAAAAGCATTCGGTCCATGCCAAGAAGGACAAATACAAGGAGCTCATCGATTTTGTACAAGATCGAATACAAATATTGAAGGCGACTCGGAGTACTACTTGTGAAGATGACACTAGTATCACTAAGGTGGCTGGTACGCAGCGTTATCCAAGTTCGCGGAAGACAATCGTTCACTCAGCCGTAGCACAACCAGTGTCAAGTAGGATGATTGTATCACCACCACCGAAGTGTCCCTTGGAGTGTACGGAGAACCATTTCTTACGAAACTGTCCGGTGTTTGGCAGTAAGGACGTGCAGCAACGTCGGGAAGTGGTTACATCGAAACACTTATGTTGGAATTGTCTCGGAGATTCCCATCAAGTGAAATCCTGCAAGTCGGAGCATGCTTGTCGCACGTGTCATCAGCGACACCATACACTCTTGCATGTTCCTACCACTACAACGATCACGATGGCAGCTCACGACGATCGCAGTTCGGTGATCCTGGAAACGGCTGTCCTATTCATCGTGGGTGACGACGGAAAGAAACATGAGGCAAGGGCGCTCCTTGATTCAGGCTCCAtgtcgaattttatttccgaatCACTTTCTCGGAAGCTTACGGCTActcgaaacaaaatcaacgtgGCAGTCACGGGCATCGGAAAAACGGCACAGTCGGCGAGAGGGTCGATCGTCGCAACTGTGGCATCGAGGAATCAATCGTATTCTAATCATCTGGAGTTCCTCGTTCTGGAGTCACTATTTGCGCATACTCCAATTACACCCATCGATACTTCATCGTGGAGTATGCCCGATCTGCAGCTGGCAGATCCTTCATTTAATGTTCCGGGCAACATAGACATCGTAATCGGCGGAGACACGTTCTGGGAGGTTCATTCAGGACGAAAACGATCTATGGGCACGGGCAAACCTTGGCTCGTGGAAACATCATTCGGCTGGAGCGTGACAGGGAATGCATCAAACGGTACACCTCTTCAACCATGTCATCGTTCGGGCTACGGAAGTCCACCTacggaagagaaaacaaatcagaagGGGACCACTGTTTATAATAAAGTTCCTGGAAG AGGCATCAAAGTCAAGGTCAGACCGATGTATTTCTCGGGCCGAACGTCATTCCAAGCGCTGGAAGTATACCCCACGTGA